Genomic DNA from Methanobacterium sp. Maddingley MBC34:
TTTGGGTTCTTGGAGTTAAATTAGGGGGATTTGAATCAAAGTAGTTCTGATGGAGAAATATTTAAAATAAGTGCAGGGGAAGGGATTCGAACCCTTGAAGGCCTGCGCCAGAGGATCTTGAGTCCACCCCCGTTGACCGCTTGGGTACCCCTGCATATTATATTCTGAATGGTTGAAGATTACATATTAATTTAACTTTTTTTGGATCCTTTCTCTGACCCTAATTTAACCAATGTGGGCATAACACCAATATGGATTTAATTGAGACTAAAAGAGGGCTGAGATCACCTGATAAAAGTGGTTTGAAAATAAAGCGGGCCCGATGGGAGTTGAACCCACGACACCTTGGTTAAGAGCCAAGCGCTCTGCCTGACTAAGCTACGGGCCCCCTAGAATGCCCGGATAATGAATTAAACCTGATTTGGCTCTCATATCTGGCATGAATGCCCTCACACAAAAGAGGGTAGTACATGGTTTGTTAAGCTATTATTTAAAGTTTAGTAATTGCAAGTTTGGTTGATATTAACAGATTGGCCGTAAGGATTAGGGGTATAAAACTAAAAGGAGTGCAGGGGAAGGGATTCGAACCCTTGAAGGCCTACACCAATAGGCCCTGAACCTATCCCCGTTGACCGCTTGGGTACCCCTGCGTATACCATTGATAGGTGAATATAGTATATAAAATCTACACTTTAGAAAACATTTTTTTTAACATAATTCACCAAATTTTCCTGATTTGAAAATAGGTCTTCAATTTAGGGGTGGTGGTCTTTTGGTGGTGGTCTTTTAAGGGAATACAAATTTTTATCTCAAACTCTTTATCACCAATTACTATATCCATATTAACATCATAATAATACCTGAAAAATGATTAAAATTTTCAAGGGGAGTTCGATTTTATGGTAAAATACTGTACTGAATGCGGAGTTAAAAACGATGACACGGCACGATACTGCAATCAATGTGCCCACCCATTTGAAGGAGCACCGTACCCTGCCTCATACGTAGTTGGAGGCAGTAAAACAAAAAAGAAGGATGAATATAAAACCGTGAAGATCCTGGGGGCGGTTGGGATCATCTTATTCATGCCCCTGACTTTGGGGGCTGGAATCTACCTCATCACCAGGGATGATAAATCTGCCCGCAATGCAGGAATAGCCCTGACAGCCATTAGCATTATCTGGATCGTCTCACTGGTCTTATTCTTCATGATTGTAAGATAAAATCTAAAAATAAACCAGTTTAAGGGGAAATACGATGTTTTGGTAGAATAATCAGGGTTTAGTAGAATAATCCAATCATTTTCAAAATCAAAAGATTTTTCCCCGCATCAGGCTATAAAATAGAATATCTTGAATAATTGAATTGTAGATGCTAAGTCTTGAAATATATTATGTAGATACTAAGTCTTGAAATAATAATTCACGATTAGGTGGAAAACCAGAAAACTCTTATTTGAGGGTTATAATTTGAAATAATTAATTAAGGGAGTTTTTACTGTGAAATGCAAAAATTGTGGGCATGATAATGACTTGGATGCTGCGTTCTGTGAAGAATGTGGTAGTAAACTGGTGGGAGGACAATCCTTTGGAAGAAATCCCCCATCAAAACCTAAAAAAGAAGGTTCAAAGACAACCAACACCATTTTAATAGTAGCCATCGTAGCACTGGTGATCATACTGGGAATAATGGGAGGAATACTCCTGAAACTCCCTGGAAACTCCACCAAAGTAGCAAACAATACTTCTGCTGCCAACAATTCCACAGTCACAGACCAAATATCCCTAACCGCTGGAATTCCAGTTTCACAGGTTCCTAACCTTGCACAGGCAATATCTGGAACCGGAGTTGGATTCAGCACCATCTCTTATGGTGGGGTGACCCTGGATAAGAATCAGTGTCTTTACATATTATCCAAGGGTATTGTGATGATAAACAATGCCCAGACTGGAAATATCCCCATAAACCAGTATAAAGATCCGGATAATGCCTATGGGACTGTTACTTCTGCCACCATCACTAAAACTGAATACGTGGACATGGCCCAAAGAACCTACACTTGGATGGACAACAATGGCCAATCACCCAACTACATTGGAATAACAGTATCCGGACAACCCGATCTATCCCCTGATACTTTACTAGGCCTGTATTCAAAGGTTTTAACCCAATACAAATCAACGGGCCAGCTACCCACAAGTGTAACCCTAACCTAAACTCTTTTTAGGGATAAAATGAGTTATATGCTGAAATAAGAGTTATTGGGTAAATTAAGAATTATTGGGTAACATAAAATTATGAGGCTTAAAATGGGGAAGAAACTTCAATTATTTTTGGTACTGGTCCTTGTCTTCAGTGCAGCGGTAATATCCTCATTTTATTTATTCCCTGTCCAGAAAGCTACCTCAACCGTACCGACCTTCACTAGTGTGGTTCTGGGGGAAACTGAATACGGAACAGTTACCAGGGAGGGCCCCTATGGAAATGCCAGCTCCCCCAACAGGATAGCTTACATAGTAGGTGTTCATCCCCTGGAAAACCAAGCCCATAACGCCCTGGTTGAATCTGTAAAAAGCCAGGATAAATCCCTTAAAAACTGTTACTACATTTACAGGGTCAACGTCACCAGTGATGCTGATGATTACGATCAGGGAAGGGCCAACGGCCAATCACTGGCCCATAACTACGCTGTGCCTGATTTGAAAAACTCTTCAATAGACCTGGCTATTGATGTGCACTCCAACGAGGGTAACTATCAGGAAAAATGGTTCCTGTTCATCCCTGGCCAATCTGAAAAAGCAGAATCAATTGCATATGCCATTAAAAATGAGACCACCTGGTTAACAGTTTACAGTCCTCCTAACCCTACCAGTCCTTCATATGTAACTCTTCCCCTGATCCAGGCTGGGGTCCCGGCAATTATCTATGAAACATACACCTATGAATCAGTTGAACAGACTCAAAAACATGCTGATGAGATAGTTTCAATCATAGATCAACTTAATTTGAGTTAAAATTGTTTTGTTATTGTTATTGGATGAAAAATATTTTTAAAGATTGATCCGATTGAGATATGGCTAATTATTGGGGTAATGGTTAATTATTTGATTGTGGTTAATTATTGATGTCAATTCTGATTGGTCAATTCTAATTATGGCTAATTAGATAATGGCAGGGTAATTAAAATATAGCTACTACATTCTGCTGACCATTAAGTACATTATCTTATTTAACAATTGTTGAAATAACTTCTTACAGACTGAAAAAAATTCTACAGGTGATTAATATGGTAATGAACAAGGAAATGATGGATGCACTAGAAAAAAACAACATAGTATGGTTAGCAACTGCCAATAATGAAAGTACTCCTAACCTGGTCCCAATTGGATTCGTCAGACCGTTAGATGGTGAAACAATCCTCCTGGTGGCTAACTTCATGAACAAAAGTTTTGAAAATCTTAAAAATAACCCACAGGCAAGTGTAGCGGTTGCTGATATTTCTGAATGCCCCTACCAGTTTAAGGGTACTGTGGAGATCCACGAATCTGGTAAATACTTCGACGATGCAGTCCAGTGGGCTAAAAGCGTTATGACTCAGTTAGCACCTAAAGCAGCAATTTTAATGAAGGTAACTGAAATATATTCAGTACAGCCCGGTCCAGATGCTGGTAAAAGAGTTGATTAATCCTAAAAACAGTATTGTGGTGACTTAATCATCATTAACCCTTTTTTAAATCATATTTTAATATCATTATTTTTATTTTCGGAGTGTATTTAGTTTTTTTAGTGGATTTTATCTTAAATAATCAAATATTTAAAAAGCAAATTCACAAACCAGGCAGCGGTGGTCTTTCTCGTAAGGATCAAGGTCCATTTTATCCACTATCCGGAAGCCGTGTTCTTTTAATTTGGATGCTTCCTCACGGAATATCTGTTTGGGTTTGCGGGTGACATCGATACTCCGGGCTTTTATCATAATCATCCCCTGGCCCTCTTCTTTAAGGAACATTCGCATGTTGTCCATGAATATTTCAGTCTGGTGGGGTTGGGCCACATCAGAGTAAACCAGATCCACCTTCTCCACCAATCCCATGTATTTTGCAGGTTTACTGGCATCATCCAGTATGGGGGTCATGTTCTCCCTTGCTCTGCAAACTGCCAGAAGCTCCCTCATCATTCGGGGGGCAAACTCCACACAGTAGATCACACCAGCAGTGACAATATCCGAGATATGGGATGGAGTGGTACCTGCAGAAGCACCCAGGTAAAGCACACGGGAGTCAGCTTCAATGGGGAATGTTCCCAGGCCCTTTAAGAGGGCAGCTGCCAGTTTTGAACGGCGGGGGTCCCACAGGCGGCACTCCACATCCTCATAATCCACCAGTTTCTCCCCGTAAATCCTCACTCCTGGGTTGAGGTTGCAGGTGGCCAAGTGGCCGTCCAGTTCGTACACTCCGGTGAAATTATTATCCAAATCCATATTATTTTCCATGATGTTCCTCTTTAAATATCCTTTATACTCTTTTTTAATTCCCTATAAATTATTGTATTTTAGTAAATCCGTAATGAAAAACTATACTCTTACTGGGTAGTTTTTTAATATGTAAGTTTTAAAATTGGTTAATTAAAGTGTAAATTTTATGCAGGTTCTTTGGATATTGATACCTTGATTTTTGGAACATATTAAATTTTCCAGGATTAATCAGTATACCATGAATTTTCCCTGTTTTTTTAATAATACTGATTTTCCTGCACGTCCTGATAATCTCTCTGGAAGTAGGGTGGGTTCCAGTAGACTTTGGGCCAGTTCCGGTAGAGGAAGTAGAAAATAATCATCCCGGCCACAATCAAAAGAAAGGCAGCCACTCCAATGTTAGGATTAGGTGCTGCCGATACCAGGGCACTGTTCTGCTGGTTTATATTGCTCAATATCTGTGTACCATAGGCCAATAAGTTATTGAGCATGTGGGCGATGATGGGGATGATGATGGTTCCAGTTTTTATGTAGAGGATGCACATCACCAGACCGAAGACAAAGGCCCCTATGAAGTCTGCGTGTAGCAATCCGAAGATTATTGAGGAGGCCAGCATTGCCTTTTTCAAACCCCACTTGAAGGTGAACCGGTGTAGTATCACTCCCCTGAAGAGGAACTCCTCCACTATGGGGGCGGCTATCACTCCGGTCAAAAAGTCCAGGAAGTTCATGAAGGGTGCCAGGGGAGTGTCCTGGGGTGTGTAGAACAGACTGGTGCGGTGGATTTCTCCCAGGATGCCTGGGTCCAGAACCGATATGATGTACCGGCTGAGTTCATTCATACCCAAAGAGAATATGATCACGGCAAAGACAATGGTAAAGAGGGAGAGCCAGTTATAATTCCGGGGGATGTGGCCAATGAAGCGGGAGTAATCCAGATGGATTTTTCGGAAGTTTCGGATCATCCAGTAGGAGATAAGGGCGTAAAATAACAAGCCGAATGTCACAGACCATTCAGCACCATTCAAGAGGCCGAATGATGTAACTATCAATCCAGTCATTACTATAAAAAATAGGATGATCCATAAAACCAGATATCTTATCTTCACTGCTTCAAAGGTGGATTCATTGACCATAATTCCATATTTATGTGCAAGTAATATAAATACATGTTATTAGGTTAATTCATTTGTAGAAACTGAATCAATAAATCATCTGTAGAAAACTGAATCTCAATTAATCATCTGTAAAAACTGGATCCCTATATCATCTGTGGGAACTGAGATCCTGCTATCATCTGTAGAAAACTGAATGTAAGAAATTAATGGTATAGGCAGCAAAATTTCATCTTCTGTAGAAAAATTAGTACTTTTTTTTGGAGGGTTGTGGTGGTGGTGGTGATTATCTATTCTGGTGGTTTGTTGTTGAGTTTAATATCCTGCAGGGTTTCATGGAGTTTCTCATGTGACTTGTCCACTGTTTTTTTAATGGCCTCTGCTTCTCGGTCAATGTTGGAAAGGCACTCCTGGGCCTGTTTCTGGTTGGCTTCCATGGTCTCCTTTAATATGAGGAAGTTGTTCTTGAGTCTTTCCTCCACCCGTCGGGAAAACTGGATGGCATACACTGCCAATATAATTGAAAAAGCACTGGATATAATGGATACTGTAGCCACGACATCTACCATTTAACTCGCCCCTTTAATATTATGGAATGGCCCTTCAAAAAACCACTCTGCACACCAAGAGATACACACATCCCTCACCATTTTTGATAAGTTTTCTAAACTCTTTCACGCAACATGTGATTCATAGGATGGAAATGATTCAAATATGATGGATATGATTCAAATATTCATCCTAATACTCGTAATCGCCCTTCTTAAACCGGAATTTATCCTTTTTTTTCTTCCTTTTTTTATCCTTCTTTTTTTTGGACTTCTCAGTTCGTTTGGGGAAAGGATGTTCCTTGGTTATCTCTTCCAGCCTCTTCTTGAAACCTTCCTTCACTGCAGGATCATATTCACCGGAGAAGTAATCCTTCCTGACTGCCAGGCTTATCTTACTGGCCAGTGCCCGGGATACTTTTCCCCGGATCCACCATCGGGAACCACGCACATCTGGGTGCTGGTAGATCAAACCATGTTTGGGGGGCCGCTCACCCGTTTTAAGGTGACGGAACAGGGCCTTCTCCGCCCCCAGGATCTGAACAGTACTGGAGGGTAAAAGGGCCAGTCGCTTAATACCTCCGGTGTGGGCGATGATTTTAGCTCCCAGGGAGCCACCCAACAGATCTCGTAAGTTAGGGGCCATTTCCTCCATTTTGGCGTCAACATAATTCGTGGTGGACTTCTTAGACTCTTGAATGGACTGGATAGTCTTGGCAAAACCCTGGATTACCTCCAGATCAGATGGAGATAACTCAGCACCCAAACTCATTCCAGACTCCATCTTTTCATTTGAAACCCCTGAACTTATATTAATGGCACCGGAGTTTATAATTGATTCACGGTCCCCGTACTCTGCTACCAGCTCCACGTACCGGGTGTGGTCCCGTACTTCATCCATTTCAGGGAAGTGTACTGGATACCACTCCCGTATCCGCTCCACCAGTTTAACCTCTGCCTCCTCCAGCTCCTCAATGGCATGAATGGCCTGGATAATCAGAAGATCATCAGACAGAGAGGCTTCCTTCAACTTCCTCTCAGTAACCTGGAGGGCTAATTTATGGATGACACCCCACAAATCATTTGATGAATCCAGAAAACCAGTTTCATGGAGAATTTCCCCCAGATTACTCCTCAGGTAATCCCCACCTTTACTGGGGATCTGGAAAGTGAATTTAGAATTATATTTAATGTCCTGATAATGATAACTGCTCCGGGAAGTCTCGATAATGATCTCATCACAATCTTTACCCACTTTTTCCAGAAAACGCTTCTCCTCCGGGGTCACGTCCTTTTCTGCCATTTGGAACCATTTTTCCAGGAGTTCTGAGTGTGGGAAAAGTTCATAATCCAGTAGGTTAAAATCTTCATCTAAGACTAAGAAGCCTGCAAAACAACTAACAACATAACACTTCATAGAATTTAATGTGTACTTGAAAGAATTTAAACCTTCTATCTAAAGGTGTAATCATGCTGGAAACTGAAATATGCCAGATGAAAATGAGAAACCCCACTGTTTTAGCAGCGGGTGTTCTGGGAAGCACGTCCTCATCCCTTAACTGGGTAGCTCGAAGTGGAGCAGGGGCAGTGGTAACCAAATCCTTCGCAGTAGAGCCTAACAAAGGCTACCCCAACCCCACCACTGTGGAAGTGGAGGGGGGCATAATCAACGCCATAGGTCTATCCAACCCAGGAGTGGAAGTATTCAAGGGGGAACTGGAAAAACTGGAGGGTAACGTCCCACAGATTGCATCAGTCTACGGTTCCACACCAGAAGATTTCTCTATGGTGGCCAGTCAGGTGGAAAACCTGGTGGATGCCCTGGAACTTAATGTATCATGTCCTCATGCCATGGAAGGATGCGGGGCATCAATAGGCCAGGATCCAGATCTAACTCGCAGTATTGTAAAGACAGTTAAAAGTTCAGTGGACACTCCGGTGATTGCCAAGCTAACACCCAATGTAACTGACATCGTGGAGATAGCACAGGCAGCAGAGCAGGGTGGTGCCGATGCATTGACTCTAATCAACTCCCTGGGTCCGGGTATGAGGATCGACCTGGAAACTGCTCATCCCATACTCTCCAACCGTTTCGGTGGAATGTCCGGTCCGGCCATAAAACCCATAGCCCTGCGCTGTGTATACCAGGTCCACCAGAACGTTAAAATACCCATAATGGGTGTGGGTGGTATAACCAACTACCGTGATGTGGTGGAATTTCTGTACGCTGGAGCCAGTTGTGTTCAGATCGGAACCGCAGTCATGTACCATGGACTGGAAGTCTTTCGGGAGATAAGCACGGGCCTGGAGAAGTTCATGAAAGAGAAGAACTACCAAACTGTGGAGGAGATGGTGGGACTGGCCCACCAACAATAAGAATGGAAGGT
This window encodes:
- a CDS encoding fibrillarin-like rRNA methylase (PFAM: Fibrillarin), producing MENNMDLDNNFTGVYELDGHLATCNLNPGVRIYGEKLVDYEDVECRLWDPRRSKLAAALLKGLGTFPIEADSRVLYLGASAGTTPSHISDIVTAGVIYCVEFAPRMMRELLAVCRARENMTPILDDASKPAKYMGLVEKVDLVYSDVAQPHQTEIFMDNMRMFLKEEGQGMIMIKARSIDVTRKPKQIFREEASKLKEHGFRIVDKMDLDPYEKDHRCLVCEFAF
- a CDS encoding pyridoxamine 5'-phosphate oxidase (PFAM: Pyridoxamine 5'-phosphate oxidase), which codes for MVMNKEMMDALEKNNIVWLATANNESTPNLVPIGFVRPLDGETILLVANFMNKSFENLKNNPQASVAVADISECPYQFKGTVEIHESGKYFDDAVQWAKSVMTQLAPKAAILMKVTEIYSVQPGPDAGKRVD
- a CDS encoding dihydroorotate dehydrogenase family protein (PFAM: Dihydroorotate dehydrogenase~TIGRFAM: dihydroorotate dehydrogenase (subfamily 1) family protein) gives rise to the protein MLETEICQMKMRNPTVLAAGVLGSTSSSLNWVARSGAGAVVTKSFAVEPNKGYPNPTTVEVEGGIINAIGLSNPGVEVFKGELEKLEGNVPQIASVYGSTPEDFSMVASQVENLVDALELNVSCPHAMEGCGASIGQDPDLTRSIVKTVKSSVDTPVIAKLTPNVTDIVEIAQAAEQGGADALTLINSLGPGMRIDLETAHPILSNRFGGMSGPAIKPIALRCVYQVHQNVKIPIMGVGGITNYRDVVEFLYAGASCVQIGTAVMYHGLEVFREISTGLEKFMKEKNYQTVEEMVGLAHQQ
- a CDS encoding rRNA biogenesis protein (PFAM: Putative snoRNA binding domain; NOSIC (NUC001) domain); translation: MKCYVVSCFAGFLVLDEDFNLLDYELFPHSELLEKWFQMAEKDVTPEEKRFLEKVGKDCDEIIIETSRSSYHYQDIKYNSKFTFQIPSKGGDYLRSNLGEILHETGFLDSSNDLWGVIHKLALQVTERKLKEASLSDDLLIIQAIHAIEELEEAEVKLVERIREWYPVHFPEMDEVRDHTRYVELVAEYGDRESIINSGAINISSGVSNEKMESGMSLGAELSPSDLEVIQGFAKTIQSIQESKKSTTNYVDAKMEEMAPNLRDLLGGSLGAKIIAHTGGIKRLALLPSSTVQILGAEKALFRHLKTGERPPKHGLIYQHPDVRGSRWWIRGKVSRALASKISLAVRKDYFSGEYDPAVKEGFKKRLEEITKEHPFPKRTEKSKKKKDKKRKKKKDKFRFKKGDYEY
- a CDS encoding Pseudomurein-binding repeat containing protein (PFAM: Pseudomurein-binding repeat), giving the protein MKCKNCGHDNDLDAAFCEECGSKLVGGQSFGRNPPSKPKKEGSKTTNTILIVAIVALVIILGIMGGILLKLPGNSTKVANNTSAANNSTVTDQISLTAGIPVSQVPNLAQAISGTGVGFSTISYGGVTLDKNQCLYILSKGIVMINNAQTGNIPINQYKDPDNAYGTVTSATITKTEYVDMAQRTYTWMDNNGQSPNYIGITVSGQPDLSPDTLLGLYSKVLTQYKSTGQLPTSVTLT
- a CDS encoding putative metal-dependent membrane protease (PFAM: CAAX amino terminal protease family) yields the protein MVNESTFEAVKIRYLVLWIILFFIVMTGLIVTSFGLLNGAEWSVTFGLLFYALISYWMIRNFRKIHLDYSRFIGHIPRNYNWLSLFTIVFAVIIFSLGMNELSRYIISVLDPGILGEIHRTSLFYTPQDTPLAPFMNFLDFLTGVIAAPIVEEFLFRGVILHRFTFKWGLKKAMLASSIIFGLLHADFIGAFVFGLVMCILYIKTGTIIIPIIAHMLNNLLAYGTQILSNINQQNSALVSAAPNPNIGVAAFLLIVAGMIIFYFLYRNWPKVYWNPPYFQRDYQDVQENQYY